ATACTTGATGTTTTTAAATTCATGCATAGGAAAGATAAGCAGAAACTTAAAAATATCCTATGACGTATGATTCCACAAAAACGATGATAACCCTCGCTACAGACTAACCTCTAAACAAAGTACGTATGCATACATATTATTGAGGTTTATAGCACTTCGTACTGTTATATTCGatataaactttttaaaacttGATGTGAAATCTTTCCCAATAACAATTGTTTCGCAGTCGAAGCAAGCGAATATCAATTTGATAAAGTTATAACGctctattttattaaatatctCAACTTAGGCCTAATGTTTAGACATGATAAAgaaattcattacatttatagTCTAAAATAACACTTCgccaataatttttttaataacattgaAATAATTCATCCTCAAATTGATTGCAGGCAACAATTAAATGTCGCACATTAATAAGGAATATCCCGGAATCAATCACAGAAAAAAAATTCTAAGAAAAATGCTGTATACGTGTGTGAACTTTATAAACATCAGTAATTGCGAGAGGGCGCTGTCTAATACAGTTATTACGAAATGCCATAACGCAGAGTCCTGAACTTAATCCATGTCATTTTTTTATAAGGAATATTTGTTTTGGCATTGATTCAAGTATGTAAGGACAAAGAAACTATGAATTGTATCATTTGTGAGAGCTATGCTTTAGATTTAGCTAACAAAGCTTTTTTGTAATTCGctgtaataaaaaaatcttaccattttataataataacaaagaatttcattttttcGGAGTAAAACTGAAAAGTAGCACATGTACCCGACGGCCGTgtatgttttaaaacaaaatgttcgATTTCCAGTTGATGTAATGTCATCTTTGTAGATAATTCTTACGaacaagtaaataaaatattgtgtcCGTTACGTTCcggatttaaaaaaagtatttcgGGAGACATTTACGCGGTCCATTCAGGTTAGTTACTCGGATGAGTTTGTTCTACCACTTCAGCGATAACATTGGCCGTAACAAATGTCCAAATTACCTCTAATTCACCGAAATGAGCCTACTTgggttatttttttaatcttgcgggttttttttaatatttattttttggctATCTTACAACTCACTTTGGAACGAAAAGTTTTTACACTAAAAACTTAATTTACAAAATAGTTTACACTAcgtaacaaaacaaaacaaattcacAAAGTCAAATTGAGGATTTTTTCAGACATTTTAGAAGAATGTTTTTGTGACACATTGAATGATATTAATTAGGTATTAAACTGTTAACATTTCAAATGATCATACATGTCAAAATATCGTGTTAAAGCTAAATGTATACGAATCGGCAATTAAAACTGTTTTAGATCGAATCCGAAAATCGTTAAAGAGTTGATAAAACTAGTAATTTTACCCTCATGGCTCAATTATGATCATTATGAATGTTGCATTTCTTGCACGCTTCACTGCACATTGTCTTTATCCTCCATTCCCAGGCATCTTAATTATCTTTATGTGGGCGTATACTtaaattgatattatttaatatctaCGTAACGCGCTGTCTGCTTCTTTGGCTTCTTCGAGATATAATAGCCAATTCATAAGTGACGTCATTGTCGTTGACGTTACGTAGTATTCTACGCGATAGTTAATGACATAATAATGTGACGGTACGTTGATGACGTAATGCAGTATACACGTGACGTTAGGCCTAACATACTTTTATAtgtttatagtactgtactgtgctATCgtgtttctttatattattgtagAATACATTCCTTATCTACAACATTACCATAACCTACACGACAGCCtacatacatattatttttaaactgtatCGAGGAGAGGATATTGGAAGGACCAATCCGTGACACGTCGTGATCAGATGTGTTACGTGTCGATTTCAggattttaatgtatttaattgtaACGGtacaattaattttataaaaaagagATTCtcttttattttccattttggTGAGCCAGTTGACAGTATTGCTACATTACATGCAAGACATTCAGCGCTTttcccaataatttttttttcaaacattttttattattaacactGATAACTGTGTAAAATTAATTTCGGTTAGTTTGTCCATTTTGCATTTTATGTAAATACAATCATTCTCCTCTGTACTCTAGTGGTTATTGCTCGCTCGCCATGAGCGACAAATTGTGAGTTATAGCAGACTTTCCGTTGATGATCGAAATTTGATTTAtacatgaataaatatattctACACAATGTATATGCCAACAAACAACTTTATTAGAAAATATtaagataatattatttatatttaggaTATGTAGCATTTCAGAAAACCCTCAAACAAAAATTGATACGTTGCCTCCTAGAAGATAATTTTTATTCTGTAACTTTCAGTTTTCTTTAACATAAGTTTCTCTAGAACTTGGTGAGGCTCAGTTCCGGTCCAACATGaccatctaaagctctgtctacactatcaaactagtttgacaaaaaaaagtgtgatatgcccaaccatggaggtaaaaaattAGTTAATAATTTATACATCCATggcccaactatggtagtgatatgacatcatcatgtccatatatgggcaaatcacattttgttggcacaacaaagtttgatagtgtattcAGAGCTTAAGAACCATTTTTTCCCTTGCTGCTTTAATTATGTATTGTCCAATCTTAAAATGTGTTGGAAGTAGAGTACTGTAGGCTCATTGTAGAAAGTTTTTCATTGGttggataaaacatcattttgttATGAAGGAATCCAAGCGTTTCCATGGGAATCTGGTTTCTCAGCATGGGCAATATCCCATATCCACGGAGaatctatagaaaaaaaatcatttacataaataataataaatgatttaaatcataattaatacagtatttttctATAAGAAATTTGGAAAATGTTCAACTCCAGACAGCTCTACTAAGAATTTAAATGTCtaaaaaccacaaaaataattttcattttaatcaATGATAATTGTCAATTTAGATAAGACGTTTTATTACCGTTTGGTTGATATGGCTTCAGTGGTAGATCCCAAGGGAGTGGAAAGTGTAGACAGTGTTGACTACTTTCAGTGTCATCAACTGAGAAGTGGCCACTGCCATTTTGATTCTAAAAATagaagaaacaaaataataagtaaTTTTGAATTCTaatttgttcttattaattagcattaattaaaaatgtcgatgaattgaattgaagatTAACACTTATtctacaaaatatttttgttcagAGTTTAAAAGTAAAGGTTAAAACAAAAGAATTCCAGAATTGCATCGGTTTCATAAACTAGTTCTTAAAATGATAAATCTTCTTATATAGCCTGACTGACATACAGTAGCTAGAATTGTTCcattgaaatattaatattgaatccAAAATTAAATGATAGCCAACTAAGACCATTTAGGCCTTGTCtgcactattaaactttatgtgacaacaaatgtgatgtgcccatatatggacatgatgatgtcatatcactaccatacagtATTTAGGTAccggtatatcactaccatatttgggcacatcacacttttttttgtcaaactattttgatagtgtagacagagatttatagCAATAGATTGGCAAAAAAACTTACAAAATTCTTAGGTAAAAACAGAACACCAATTTCATAAGATCTGATCATCAACTGAGTGTTTTTCTTTTCCAAAGCTCCCCACGCAGCTTTCGACAAATTGGCACTTGGaataaaaatcacaaaaaaagagaaaataactTGTCAATGAATTACCATAGTTGAttggaataaaataatattatataaatataattcttACATTTACCTCGTTACCAGAAACCAAGAGATCTTGGACTGGTCAGGAGAAACTCTGGCGTAGGTCTTGATATGCGGACTTGCTCTAGAGCGCCCTCTAACAGAGGAAGACCACTGACTGGATACAAAAAAGTCAGAAATTGGAATATTCAGATATCATAACTTTGGCCTAAACACATTTTATTAAGTTAGCTGTTTAATTTGAATGGAAAGTACCATACTTACtgtaaaaaagtattaaaatattGCTGTTTAACGGCCGTCCTTGAACTGTACGGTATCGATGAACCTGCGGGGTAACCCTCTAAACTCACACGAACATTGTCTACTGATGGAAAAATCtatgataaaaattaaaatctgaggcataggcctactggaCTTGAGGAGCTGTAAAAAGTTatcatttattcaatttatgTTCTCAATTCTGTACATCCACGTGTCACTTCTTgtttacaaacaaacaataaataacaaCTTACCAGCTTTAGAAGTGATGGATTTGACGTAGTTCCCTTTGGTGTTGTACTTAGGCTCTCTAACCATTCACTACATAACCATTTGTTCTTATCTGGACCTAAAGAGCCTACACTGGAGAATTGGCCAACCACAGACCAGTTCTTAGCTTCTGTGTTAGCATGTTCTTTTAATagctttaaaaaagaaaaaaaatatagcatAATTAAAGGATGTaaaatgaattttacatttGTAGGAATGAATTTGAAAGCTTCCAAGGAAATGTTGGGTTTTGGGAGCGTTTCGTATTTAGGGAGACTAatagtttttcatttttcttacTTTTCTGAATTTCATATGTCCCCACTTTGTCTTGCTTTCACCTTGATGTCGGCCTGGTACAGACGCAATGATATAAACCCTTTTGACAAAAGAACacaacaatttaattttgtatgttttttttatcggTGAATCGCAATGTTCTCTCAATAAATGTACATACATACCTGGCCTCTGTCATGTCATGTTGTAAGAGGTGCTCCTGCCACTGTGTTAACCCCTTTGTTTTATAGGCTGCGATGTACTCAAGCAGGTCAACTTTGAAATTAGTAATGGAGTTTCCCATTTGTGCAGTAGGGGTGTCATGCTTTAGTTTTGGGAAAAGTGGACTAATCCATACTCTGTAACAGATAATAAGTCTATGTTTCAAGATATTGCCATGCTACagtttgatgtgtagacagagcttgagaaAAAGACATTGGCATATTAAAATGTCAACATTTCCATTGCATTTCTTATAAGTTCACAAAGTATACATTATGGCGTTATATACTTCAACCATACCCTTGAGATTTCTGGTGCCAATCCGATTCAACTAGATTCGCTGTATGTATCACAACCCGTAGTCCATCTTGGTACAATAGAATCatcattttactaaaataaattaaattaatatgtttAGCATtatttataaagctctgtctacactatcaacctagtttgacaaaaaagtgtgatgtggccaaatatggtagtgatatgcttaaatatggtagtgatatgacatcatcatgtccattattatgggcacatcacattttttggcacataaagtttgatagtgtagacagagctttatgtacaAAACAGACCGGGAGTATATGTGACTAACCTATGATGAGTACCATACATTATCTCCAGCCTAGCCTGGCATAATCGGATATTAGGATATGCCGAAGCCTCCTCATGAAGGGCGTTTTTGCTATCTTGCTTTTCGCCATGTACCAATAGCAGAGGCTTAGACCTAGAGAAAGACAAACATTAGTTTTATTGCTCTACTGGTGTCAGATGACATTGCAGATAGTGTGATGCCAATGggcttgtttgtttgttattatttctttatatctggtcgacctcttcagtcaaagattGGTCTCTCAGAGGgtccagttatgatcagtggatGTGATGTACTattacactggggtaaccccctactcgtcttaaAAGATGTActctaggttctttaaagtgcacatgagctagatgtatacactggacctacagtttatacttgttctaccaccagaaccatggagcgactgagcctcgaacccttgccaatgttatggctacgtaattatgtttccactgtcttaaccgctcagccactCACTCACTGATGCATTCTTGGCTGGTATTGGAGGAATGCTATTGCAAGCCTGCCTTTTCGCAGGGGTTGTCATCTGCATATTTACCTGAATTTGGGATGATATTGTCGCATAAGCCAAGAGATGTCATGGCAGTAATTAAATTGTACTGATGCTTCAAGCTCTCCCATCGCTGGTGATAATATTTCTGAAAGAAAGAAATCGGGAAGCTCAGCTGCATTGTGAATAACCCATGAACAACCATGGAGGTTTATTTTTACCTCCATTGTACAACTATACCCAAAAGAGGTTCTGCACATTAAAGGAAGAAGATGAGAAACCAATTATAGTATAATACTGACTAACTATATCGTGACTGCACAAAGTTCGAGACCACACCAGATGGAAACCAAGTGTGAATACATTATAGTACCTGAAATATCAACAGCTTTATTGTTAAATTTCGGGGAAATTCCTGTGACCTTTGACATGAGAAATGAGAATGGTTCTGTTGCTTGTAATGCATCAATAACTGTTGAAGTTGTTGCATTGTCAGATCCTTTTTTCTTCTTCGCTGATTGTCCACTATCATCCATGTTTATCTTCCTTTTCTTTGCTTTTGTATGGCTGGATCCTTCATCACTATCagattctaaaaatagaaaattactAAATCTATTTTCATTGTGAAATACTTACGTCTTtggttgaaattaaaaatatacatcaATGCTTTAAATATAAGTTTTTTTCTTCAAACAATTGGTTGTTGGTTCTTCACCTGAATGATAAAATTCCTGTTGGTGGACTGGATTTTTACGATAACATTTTCGTCCATATTCGCAGCGAGGGCGTGGGTCATGCTTAACTGTCATACTCTTTTGCAAATTGTCCGATTTCTCatcattgggagacgtttttgaTTCTGCATTTGTTTTTGGAATTTTGTAAGTGCCGTGTAAAATAGATTGACTAGAGGAAGCCTGATCATTGCAACTAGATTTTGttggtttcttttttttactGGGGGAATGTTCATCATTTTCATCTTCTGATGACCCCGAAATATCGTGACCCAGTGACAATGATAGCGCTAGTTTGGTGTCTCGGTCCTCCATCTCCCTCCGCCTCCTATCTTCTTCATCAAActgaaataatattgaaaatttcttttatattaaattaatatagaatataaaattgtaattaataataattataattac
The window above is part of the Antedon mediterranea chromosome 10, ecAntMedi1.1, whole genome shotgun sequence genome. Proteins encoded here:
- the LOC140059760 gene encoding tyrosyl-DNA phosphodiesterase 1-like isoform X2, which translates into the protein MFDEEDRRRREMEDRDTKLALSLSLGHDISGSSEDENDEHSPSKKKKPTKSSCNDQASSSQSILHGTYKIPKTNAESKTSPNDEKSDNLQKSMTVKHDPRPRCEYGRKCYRKNPVHQQEFYHSESDSDEGSSHTKAKKRKINMDDSGQSAKKKKGSDNATTSTVIDALQATEPFSFLMSKVTGISPKFNNKAVDISEILSPAMGELEASVQFNYCHDISWLMRQYHPKFRSKPLLLVHGEKQDSKNALHEEASAYPNIRLCQARLEIMYGTHHSKMMILLYQDGLRVVIHTANLVESDWHQKSQGVWISPLFPKLKHDTPTAQMGNSITNFKVDLLEYIAAYKTKGLTQWQEHLLQHDMTEARVYIIASVPGRHQGESKTKWGHMKFRKLLKEHANTEAKNWSVVGQFSSVGSLGPDKNKWLCSEWLESLSTTPKGTTSNPSLLKLIFPSVDNVRVSLEGYPAGSSIPYSSRTAVKQQYFNTFLHQWSSSVRGRSRASPHIKTYARVSPDQSKISWFLVTSANLSKAAWGALEKKNTQLMIRSYEIGVLFLPKNFNQNGSGHFSVDDTESSQHCLHFPLPWDLPLKPYQPNDSPWIWDIAHAEKPDSHGNAWIPS
- the LOC140059760 gene encoding tyrosyl-DNA phosphodiesterase 1-like isoform X1, coding for MQTADEKYAAELQRKFDEEDRRRREMEDRDTKLALSLSLGHDISGSSEDENDEHSPSKKKKPTKSSCNDQASSSQSILHGTYKIPKTNAESKTSPNDEKSDNLQKSMTVKHDPRPRCEYGRKCYRKNPVHQQEFYHSESDSDEGSSHTKAKKRKINMDDSGQSAKKKKGSDNATTSTVIDALQATEPFSFLMSKVTGISPKFNNKAVDISEILSPAMGELEASVQFNYCHDISWLMRQYHPKFRSKPLLLVHGEKQDSKNALHEEASAYPNIRLCQARLEIMYGTHHSKMMILLYQDGLRVVIHTANLVESDWHQKSQGVWISPLFPKLKHDTPTAQMGNSITNFKVDLLEYIAAYKTKGLTQWQEHLLQHDMTEARVYIIASVPGRHQGESKTKWGHMKFRKLLKEHANTEAKNWSVVGQFSSVGSLGPDKNKWLCSEWLESLSTTPKGTTSNPSLLKLIFPSVDNVRVSLEGYPAGSSIPYSSRTAVKQQYFNTFLHQWSSSVRGRSRASPHIKTYARVSPDQSKISWFLVTSANLSKAAWGALEKKNTQLMIRSYEIGVLFLPKNFNQNGSGHFSVDDTESSQHCLHFPLPWDLPLKPYQPNDSPWIWDIAHAEKPDSHGNAWIPS
- the LOC140059760 gene encoding tyrosyl-DNA phosphodiesterase 1-like isoform X3, which translates into the protein MQTADEKYAAELQRKFDEEDRRRREMEDRDTKLALSLSLGHDISGSSEDENDEHSPSKKKKPTKSSCNDQASSSQSILHGTYKIPKTNAESKTSPNDEKSDNLQKSMTVKHDPRPRCEYGRKCYRKNPVHQQEFYHSESDSDEGSSHTKAKKRKINMDDSGQSAKKKKGSDNATTSTVIDALQATEPFSFLMSKVTGISPKFNNKAVDISEILSPAMGELEASVQFNYCHDISWLMRQYHPKFRSKPLLLVHGEKQDSKNALHEEASAYPNIRLCQARLEIMYGTHHSKMMILLYQDGLRVVIHTANLVESDWHQKSQGVWISPLFPKLKHDTPTAQMGNSITNFKVDLLEYIAAYKTKGLTQWQEHLLQHDMTEARVYIIASVPGRHQGESKTKWGHMKFRKLLKEHANTEAKNWSVVGQFSSVGSLGPDKNKWLCSEWLESLSTTPKGTTSNPSLLKLIFPSVDNVRVSLEGYPAGSSIPYSSRTAVKQQYFNTFLHQWSSSVRGRSRASPHIKTYARVSPDQSKISWFLVTR